The region ACATCTTTCCGATCAACTTTTTGGTCAATAAACTCTAATTCATAATCACTAAGTTTTGATGCTAATATAGGTGCACTTAATGAAGGGCAAAAAAATCTATTTTTTTTAAAATCAAACCAAGTATTCAAAGATTCATTTTCTCCCTTTTTCTGAACATCTATAATTGAAATTTTCATTGCATATAAAATTAATCAACCTTTGCAATTTCTTTTAATTCAGATACAGTAGCAGCATGATAATATTTGTCAGTTTTATAATCCATTCTCAATGATGGTGGCAGCTTATGTTCGTTTTTCTTGTAGTTGAAAGTGTTTTCATGCAAAATTTGTCCAGCCATCCTGTATAGAAATGGTGGTATAAATCTTTTTGATACCCGACCTTTAGCTGTAAATACTTTTTCATCATAAGTTGGGCTTAAAAGCCTCCGCTTTTTTTGTGTACTAGTTGATGCTGTCTTTGCATATAATTCAAGATATTTTTTATAGAAAAGTACCTTCGGCATTTTTGTCTTCATTACCATATACATAAGCGTATAGTAACCATAATGAAAGCTTGATAATTGTTTTTGTTCTTTAGCTTCAAAAAATAATGGAGTGCCGGGGACTGGGGTAAATGGCACAAAAACAGGGTACGTTATATTCATCTCATCAATAAATTTCCAAATTCGATCAAAATCTGATGGCTCAAAATCTGGCATAACAATAAAATGGGCATAGTTTCTAATACCAATCTTTTCAAGTATTTGATGTGCATTTGCATTTTCATCTTGTGATGTTTTTTTATTTAAATGGACTAAATGTGCATCAGTACAAGCTTCCATTCCAACAACAAGTTCTTTTAGTCCTACCTCTTTCCATGCCTCAAATACATGCTGCTTATTTACTATGGTATCAACTCTAGCATAAGCAAGATATTGTTTTTTTACATTATACTTTTTAAGATAAGATAAAACTTCCATGGCATGTTCTTCATTATGAAATGTATTATCGTCAGTTATATGGACAAAATCATATGGCTGATTTTTCAAATCAAGTGCTATCTCTTCAGGTGTTCGTCTCCTGTATGTGCCTCTTGCAGCAACCCATAGCGAACAAAACTTACATCTATAAGGGCATCCCATTGATGTTAATGTAAATCCGACCGGTTGTTCTAAAAACGTATTAAAATAGTGTTTACGATATTT is a window of Bacteroidales bacterium DNA encoding:
- a CDS encoding radical SAM protein, encoding MNLSRKPKVLFVKPNYNKYYVTFLPDYEPLVCLLLGACIEDIAEINVFDRRFDTEENLIKTIKEFKPDILATRTHTAGEIYTTLHIMELAKKINPNILNLVGGQHATLLPEDFQKPQVDLICIGPGEVTMREIVIAFSDNKDFSVVKGLSFRQGDSFFLTAPRCPESGIIKWPHINKSYADKYRKHYFNTFLEQPVGFTLTSMGCPYRCKFCSLWVAARGTYRRRTPEEIALDLKNQPYDFVHITDDNTFHNEEHAMEVLSYLKKYNVKKQYLAYARVDTIVNKQHVFEAWKEVGLKELVVGMEACTDAHLVHLNKKTSQDENANAHQILEKIGIRNYAHFIVMPDFEPSDFDRIWKFIDEMNITYPVFVPFTPVPGTPLFFEAKEQKQLSSFHYGYYTLMYMVMKTKMPKVLFYKKYLELYAKTASTSTQKKRRLLSPTYDEKVFTAKGRVSKRFIPPFLYRMAGQILHENTFNYKKNEHKLPPSLRMDYKTDKYYHAATVSELKEIAKVD